In one window of Odocoileus virginianus isolate 20LAN1187 ecotype Illinois unplaced genomic scaffold, Ovbor_1.2 Unplaced_Scaffold_7, whole genome shotgun sequence DNA:
- the LOC110145869 gene encoding LOW QUALITY PROTEIN: melanoma-associated antigen 9-like (The sequence of the model RefSeq protein was modified relative to this genomic sequence to represent the inferred CDS: deleted 1 base in 1 codon), with protein MGDQKHKFPWDPQGGLLEPHRSPPLSSALGDPGVRRAHCACPDFLTSGSQRDGGPGVRSRASNSGRTEPRSYRESGAPGTRRQRQRSEACVQRSENRGGPGSTRSQGIVLVVEMSELSKPKEDLQDPGESQGPEEAQLLGAEGGEAAPPSASSPPVSSSATEEALPQEALNKMVANMVKFLLRKYRTKEPTSDAELLNAVLRDNQEHYPVVFRQAVECVLLVFGVDVKEVDPREHIYIMVPTLGLTCDAMQRGGQGLPKAGLLVVVLSVILQNRDRGPEEEIWGALNRMGVYAGREHSIFGEPRELLTQVWVREGYLEYRQVPDSDPARYEFLWGPRAFAETSKEKFTEYLLKVNQRAFRSFPLPSAEDVREEEEGAPSQSSSQADLSLCD; from the exons ATGGGGGACCAGAAGCACAAGTTCCCTT GGGACCCCCAGGGAGGACTGCTGGAGCCCCACAGATCCCCGCCCCTGTCATCAGCCCTGGGAGACCCTGGGGTGAGAAGAGCACACTGCGCCTGTCCTGACTTTCTGACTTCCGGGTCTCAGCGAGACGGGGGACCTGGTGTGAGGAGCCGGGCCTCAAACTCGGGGAGGACAGAGCCCCGGTCCTACCGGGAGTCAG GGGCTCCAGGAACCAGGAGGCAAAGGCAGAGGTCTGAGGCCTGTGTCCAGAGGTCAGAGAACAGAGGAGGTCCTGGCAGTACCAGAAGTCAAG GCATCGTGCTCGTGGTCGAGATGAGTGAGCTGAGCAAGCCCAAGGAAGACCTTCAGGACCCAGGCGAGTCCCAGGGCCCAGAGGAGGCACAGCTCTTGGGGGCTGAGGGGGGGGAGGCTGCGCCCCCCTCGGCCTCCTCCCCCCCAGTCTCCTCGTCTGCCACTGAGGAGGCCTTGCCCCAGGAAGCTCTGAATAAAATGGTGGCTAACATGGTGAAGTTCCTGCTCCGCAAGTATCGAACCAAGGAGCCAACCTCCGATGCCGAATTGCTGAATGCAGTCCTCAGGGATAACCAGGAGCACTACCCGGTGGTTTTCCGCCAAGCGGTTGAGTGCGTTCTGCTGGTCTTTGGGGTGGATGTGAAGGAGGTAGACCCCAGGGAGCACATCTACATCATGGTTCCCACCCTGGGCCTCACCTGTGATGCAATgcagagaggtgggcagggcctgCCCAAGGCCGGCCTCCTGGTGGTGGTCCTCAGCGTGATCCTCCAGAATAGGGATCGCGGCCCTGAGGAGGAGATCTGGGGAGCACTCAACAGGATGGGGGTGTATGCTGGGAGGGAGCACTCCATCTTTGGGGAGCCCAGGGAGCTGCTGACCCAAGTGTGGGTGCGGGAGGGGTACCTGGAGTACCGGCAGGTGCCTGACAGCGACCCTGCTCGCTACGAGTTCCTGTGGGGTCCCCGGGCCTTTGCT GAGACCAGCAAGGAGAAATTCACGGAGTATCTGCTCAAGGTCAACCAAAGGGCTTTTAGGTCCTTCCcactcccttctgcagaggatgtgagggaggaggaagagggggccCCGAGCCAAAGCAGCAGCCAGGCTGATCTTTCCCTCTGTGATTGA
- the LOC139033456 gene encoding melanoma-associated antigen 9-like — MCGELCREPLRERSQTRGDLVEDPGPQKLGRERAPPPPGESQVRTLRGVKGAGPQNRGENPGKPQADDLLLLFPDIGSQRDGDLTPGSFFEGNSRQAPKGPWLGKARGQATQDKGPCEAIEHPSRGDLPPARGRDERTTNPPGKPLGNPVSSSVPVEALPQEALNIMVAKMVKCLLRKYRANEPTSYAELLNTLLMDNPDHYPVVFCQAIECILLVFGVDVKEVDPRRHIYIMVPNLGLTCDAMQRGGQGLPKAGLLVVVLTLILQNRDHSPEEEIWEALNKMGLYVGREHSIFGEPRELLTQVWVREGYLKYRQMPNSDPARYEFLWGPWAFLETSKEKFMEYLLRVNRRAFRSFPLPSAEDFWEEEEGAPQPNSTRVIFSPL, encoded by the exons atgTGTGGGGAACTGTGCCGGGAACCTCTGCGGGAGAGGAGCCAAA CGAGGGGGGACCTGGTTGAGGACCCGGGGCCCCAAAAACTCGGTAGGGAAcgagccccgccccctcccggggAAAGTCAGGTGAGGACCCTGAGGGGGGTAAAGGGAGCCGGACCCCAGAACAGGGGGGAAAACCCCGGGAAACCCCAGGCGGACGACCTCCTGCTGCTTTTTCCTGACATCGGGTCCCAGAGAGACGGGGACCTG ACCCCGGGGTCTTTTTTTGAGGGAAACTCCCGGCAGGCCCCCAAAGGGCCGTGGCTGGGGAAAG CCAGGGGTCAGGCCACCCAGGACAAGGGCCCCTGTGAGGCCATAGAGCACCCCTCAAGAGGAGACCT GCCTCCTGCTCGTGGTCGAGATGAGCGAACGACAAACCCCCCGGGAAAACCTTTAGGAAACCCCG TCTCCTCATCAGTCCCTGTGGAGGCCTTGCCCCAGGAAGCTCTGAATATAATGGTGGCTAAGATGGTGAAGTGCCTGCTCCGCAAGTATCGAGCCAATGAGCCAACCTCCTATGCCGAATTGCTGAATACACTCCTCATGGATAATCCGGACCACTACCCGGTGGTCTTCTGCCAAGCGATTGAGTGCATTCTGCTGGTGTTTGGTGTGGATGTGAAGGAGGTAGACCCCAGAAGGCACATCTACATCATGGTCCCCAACCTGGGCCTCACCTGTGATGCAATgcagagaggtgggcagggcctgCCCAAGGCTGGCCTCCTGGTGGTGGTCCTCACCCTGATCCTCCAGAATAGAGATCACAGCCCTGAGGAGGAGATCTGGGAAGCGCTCAACAAGATGGGGCTGTATGTTGGGAGGGAGCACTCCATCTTTGGTGAGCCCAGGGAGCTGCTAACCCAAGTGTGGGTGCGAGAGGGGTACCTGAAGTACCGACAGATGCCTAACAGCGACCCTGCTCGCTACGAGttcctgtggggtccctgggcctTTCTGGAGACCAGCAAGGAGAAATTCATGGAGTATCTGCTCAGGGTCAACCGAAGGGCTTTTAGGTCCTTCCcactcccttctgcagaggatttttgggaggaggaagagggggccCCCCAGCCAAACAGCACCAGGGTAATCTTTTCCCCCCTGTGA